A single window of Plasmodium reichenowi strain SY57 chromosome 14, whole genome shotgun sequence DNA harbors:
- a CDS encoding U1 small nuclear ribonucleoprotein C, putative: MTDYWVSSKKHYCETCNVWISGHKVNIKNHEKSARHIENFKRLINESFKRKEKETQEKEFLEKELRRLDDIEKKYLLDINKKDENDNKSYDSYVYKHTNDNKNNNNIYNNNNNNNNNICNNNICNNKYILMIHEDSGSLVFFNILKNELLYDKPADFYEPLPEYQTFSEQYGWYKYLDNNSNNFYYFNIYNSKSIWEYSSHNIDYLINYLKKCEETGLASFNQNYMNKSGNLVFHYNNENIKYDNMNKRVTKNDITLLGEFGNNKIKDEEMNLKNVYDKKNKIQLNIPMDRKNDKSRFNKEKDILESATTNEDDIKNVFNKGDKKYEKENANVNKLNDEKKEKLENVALKNEDKNKVENLNEKQKNEMSFISNDETSKPGEWKIVEGNPINNISNENIEEIFYNIKSKEEREKDNLEEIKNNIRNEYSSFNEFYVAKKELDNEDLFLNKEFEFVDKPIYKKVIDKNANRKVDFAKRNIKAIKNKKKIT; the protein is encoded by the coding sequence ATGACAGATTATTGGGTTAGTTCGAAAAAGCATTATTGTGAAACGTGCAATGTATGGATATCAGGGCATaaagtaaatataaagaatcATGAGAAGAGTGCCAGACATATAGAAAATTTCAAGAgattaataaatgaatCATTCAAAAGAAAGGAGAAAGAAACCcaagaaaaagaatttCTTGAGAAAGAATTAAGAAGATTAGAtgatatagaaaaaaaatatcttttAGATATAAACAAGAAGgatgaaaatgataataaatcatatgattcgtatgtatataaacatacaaatgataataaaaataataataatatttataataataataataataataataataatatttgtaataataatatttgtaataataaatatattttaatgataCATGAAGATAGTGGTTCTttagttttttttaatatattaaaaaatgaattgCTTTATGATAAACCAGCAGACTTTTATGAACCTTTACCTGAATATCAAACATTTTCAGAACAATATGGATGGTATAAATATCttgataataattcaaataatttttattattttaacatatataattcaaaaaGTATATGGGAATATTCATCCCATAACATagattatttaataaattatttgaaaaaatgTGAGGAAACTGGTTTGGCTAGTTTTAACCAGAATTATATGAACAAGTCAGGAAATTTAgtttttcattataataatgaaaatataaaatatgataatatgaataaaagagtgacaaaaaatgatataacTTTATTAGGTGAATttggtaataataaaataaaagatgaagaaatgaatttaaaaaatgtatacgataaaaagaataaaatacaaTTGAATATTCCAATGGATAGgaaaaatgataaaagtAGGTTTAATAAGGAAAAGGATATTTTGGAAAGTGCAACAACAAATGAAGatgatattaaaaatgtttttaataAGGGTGATAAAAAGTATGAAAAGGAAAATGCAAATGTTaacaaattaaatgatgagaaaaaagaaaaattagaaaatgTAGCTcttaaaaatgaagataaaaataaagttgaaaatttaaatgaaaaacaaaagaatGAGATGTCATTTATTTCAAATGATGAGACATCCAAACCAGGAGAATGGAAAATTGTTGAAGGGAATCcaattaataatataagtaatgaaaatattgaagagatattttataatattaaatctAAAGAAGAAAGAGAAAAGGACAATTtagaagaaataaaaaataatattcgTAATGAATATTCATCTTTCAATGAATTTTATGTAGCAAAAAAAGAATTGGATAATGaagatttatttttaaataaagaatttgAATTTGTTGACAAGccaatatataaaaaggtTATTGATAAAAATGCAAACAGAAAAGTAGACTTTGCAAAACGAAATATAAAGgcaataaaaaataaaaaaaaaattacatgA
- a CDS encoding ubiquitin-40S ribosomal protein S27a, putative, which produces MKILINIPYDESLCLESSNINNIKNVKEQIFELKGIPYELQKLYKNGRHLEDEELLEIDESDYEYTLNLNFGLLGGAKKKKKKVYKKPKKEKHKKKKVKLAVLKFYKVGDDGKVFRLKRQCDNCAPGTLMASHFDRDYCGRCHLTIMKK; this is translated from the exons atGAAAATTCTTATTAATATTCCTTATGATGAGTCCTTATGTTTGGAGTCatcaaatataaataacataaaaaatgtaaaagaacaaatttttgaattaaaag GTATTCCATATGAGCTTcagaaattatataaaaatggtCGTCATTTGGAGGATGAAGAATTACTTGAAATAGATGAATCTGATTAT gAATACActttaaatttaaatttcGGTTTACTTGGTGGTGctaaaaaaaagaaaaaaaaagtttacaagaaaccaaaaaaagaaaaacataagaaaaaaaaagtaaaattagctgttttaaaattttataaagtTGGAGATGATGGAAAAGTATTTAGATTAAAAAGACAATGTGATAATTGTGCTCCAGGAACTTTGATGGCTTCTCATTTTGATAGAGATTATTGTGGAAGATGCCATCTTACcataatgaaaaaataa
- a CDS encoding U2 snRNP-associated SURP motif-containing protein, putative (part of same gene as PRSY57_1402000A~gap found within coding sequence) — KRRHIDEKKKNKLLNILSTLNKKRVSICRAMIFCTRHSDYSLDIIKIISNFLTDEKYDLLKKINLIYLLSDILYNCSNEFFSSWSYRKHIEDELPRIFYFLRKHIKKVDSKIKGKLFIDSLINIFNMWNCWAIYNSVFVNGLLCLLCNLKINYINVNRIEEENGDENIDGHKIQYYDDIKRYPLSLRRNAYMYFKKNDDEINKLCLQRGLYYNEHFTKQKKIKYLLLYDNFCTNNNNNNNNNNFLNSYVFQVDNTKNVTSHGESRDISNAC; from the exons TAAAAGACGTCATATTGACgagaagaaaaagaataaaCTTCTAAATATTTTAAGTACATTGAATAAGAAGAG GGTAAGTATATGTCGTGCTATGATATTTTGTACTAGACATAGTGATTACAGTTTGgacataataaaaattatatcaAACTTTTTAACagatgaaaaatatgatttattaaaaaag attaatcttatatatttattatcagACATTTTGTATAACTGTAGTAACGAATTTTTTTCGTCGTGGTCATATAGAAAACATATAGAAGATGAGTTACCTAggattttttattttttaagaaaacatattaaaaaagttGATAGTAAAATAAAGGGAAAGTTATTTATAGATagtttaataaatatattcaatatGTGGAATTGCTGGGCCATATACAATTCAGTTTTTGTAAATGGTTTACTATGCTTATTATGTAACCTGAAgattaattatataaatgttaaTAGAATTGAAGAAGAGAATGGTGATGAGAATATCGATGGTCATAAAATTCAATACtatgatgatataaaaagatatCCATTATCTTTAAGAAGAAATGcttatatgtattttaaaaaaaatgacgatgaaataaataaattatgtCTACAAAGAGGcttatattataatgaacATTTTAcgaaacaaaaaaaaatcaagtatttattattatatgacAACTTTtgtacaaataataataataataataataataataattttttaaatagtTATGTTTTTCAAGTTGATAATACCAAAAATGTAACTTCACATGGAGAATCAAGGGATATTTCAAATGCatgttaa
- a CDS encoding U2 snRNP-associated SURP motif-containing protein, putative (part of same gene as PRSY57_1402000B~gap found within coding sequence), translated as MYIQLNRNKKKKKQFDDDKLNEEETAKIYAEYVRTFEGGDDLDNRHKFVKGNKLNIKSIEQKIEEKKNIEETTENKNNTVGKVKEIDSFLEEIKLKQKILDERKSLKEKSQLAKSEEEKIKINKKITEIEQNENLLSYIPRKEKIANLYLGNLSPEVTEEYLCQKFGKFGKVNSVKIMYPRKDEDKKKARISGFVCFENIEDAENAKDALDGVEMCGNIIRIGWSKAIPKFGYNTKNEISNYNMDKYNTYNNVNVNKKVIIIIPGDKRTKRIIDLLAKYVTEEGYSFEETIKEKEKDNPMFHFLFESSDLFYYYKWRVFSFAQGDSYKNWRTDPFHIFSNGYLYVPPTIEKKNKGLLIKRKRG; from the exons aTGTATATCCAGCTGAATcgaaataaaaaaaagaaaaaacagTTTGACGATGATAAATTgaat GAAGAGGAAACTGCAAAAATATATGCAGAATATGTTCGTACTTTTGAAGGGGGCGATGATTTAGATAATCGTCATAAATTTGTTAAGGGtaacaaattaaatataaaaagt ATCGAGCAAAAAATcgaagaaaagaaaaatattgaagAAACAActgaaaataaaaataacacTGTAGGAAAAGTAAAAGAAATTGATAGCTTTTTAGAAG AAATCAAATTGAAACAGAAAATTTTGGATGAACGCAAAAGCTTGAAGGAAAAATCTCAGCTAGCCAAATCggaagaagaaaaaatcaaaataaataaaaagataacGGAGATagaacaaaatgaaaatttgTTATCTTATATTCctagaaaagaaaaaatagCCAATCTGTATTTAGGAAATTTATCCCCCGAG GTTACCGAAGAATATCTTTGTCAAAAATTCGGAAAGTTCGGTAAAGTGAACAGcgtaaaaataatgtatcCTCGTAAGGATGAAGATAAAAAGAAAGCAAGGATAAGTGGTTTTGTTTGttttgaaaatattgaaGATGCGGAGAATGCAAAAGATGCTTTAGATGGTGTTGAAATGTGCGGAAATATTATTCGTATAGGTTGGAGTAAGGCTATACCAAAATTTGgatataatacaaaaaatgagatatctaattataatatggataaatataatacatataacaatgttaatgtaaataagaaagtgattataataataccaGGTGATAAAAGAACAAAACGGATAATTGATTTATTAGCGAAATATGTAACTGAAGAAGGATATAGTTTTGAAGAGACcataaaagaaaaggagAAGGATAACCCTAtgtttcattttctttttgaaTCTTCAgatttgttttattattataaatggAGGGTATTTTCCTTTGCTCAGGGGGATAGTTATAAAAACTGGAGAACAGATCCGTtccatatattttctaatggttatttatatgtaccTCCAACgatagaaaaaaaaaataaaggtCTTCTCATAAAACGAAAAAGGgg
- a CDS encoding hypothetical protein (conserved Plasmodium protein, unknown function) has protein sequence MENTKKNEENNNNVYFNKNKIDYLEHNDILFFQEKNKNKIGLGRVVNFEIELELNDIKFYRPCCETSTNHCLKILNNIDNKEYVKKLINKLNKNNQISANTKNKEDIKNDDTKNARNKENKKEYSILHYFNKRIINNITKSSILLLKKNNNNNNINYNIQSKDQDIKKQKNNNTLLHNENYCYLKKNSNHNSNINLEHYNNHNQKYSHNYSYPYHMYNIKNSGDTNQTCTDNIIQDQRKKERRIFYFIQSLETYKYNIQYKRTFKHYKITYNKHWENIKTIYCKNIQNKIVFVLAMKILQIKKLYPNNIHFQNVMINNLMKIYKSEKDLHVDYLILNYIKKLDVRVILQNCVLISNDEFNEILSKYNKKDDPTEKSTDEQNTTRLGSNRASKHQLNANASEGITEKPFSKKERDEKDKQDDEKDKQDDEDEDEDEDEDEDEDDDDEDDDDEDDDDEDDEDDDEDDYDYSVEHSVEHSDEHSDEHSDEHSDEHSDEHSVEHSNEHSNEHSDDNHNLHNNHINPDKHQNNSQLDDNIFRNKYKIENVKDIKNEEKKMYDTLQNHSDHLNDSEQMNTLHMKKKKRKNPMYNDQKNINKYNNEFLNNNENIIESRTKESNFFISKNVVKKRKIIEGQTYKYELKGNILAKFKSPHGIIYRGHIKNIFRNKNNILSYFLILPSFFFMNNSFYFSCLNIDIDILKIFEIIKILDKSKINQIDSIDFSKYKNLKQVHQNDFKINKTQDHIFHEKRSTQDTCIRKVDSERINLQAYDKKEQPSNEQNEEQEKKNNILGRKKRKKNINGEHINGEQINGEYINGEHINGEQINGEHINGEHINGEHINGEHINGEHINGEHINGEHINGDHINGDHINEKHMNNILRENTNLFLKSDNNQRGVNIDDHPNNNNYQDKEEPNLKDKARNKIESHLFFLRRRLFDVNRNKTDNKKNRTKSIFSISNEKKNTYFSKITNFFKKIEPKKNNLNCIYEKENVNQENIKRVNNKSDHLNLTEQFVDKSEEKKNICDNNNNNNNNNRGHEISDKEHDTSFKTLKKFKNINEEVENKNDVDNNKNYKNNKTEYDKHESFVKTEYNSSDYNDYVICVEREWKRRETFNSVEGTPTPTNINNNKDNINNNNDNINNNNDNINNNNDNINNNNDNINNNNNNNNRGNVKKEENYNRYDLKNDDIIYNCINNYPNKENNSYIKQIQNIIEEEKTKKVEMLYTYCKNNINILLYIYVMHIYINKLCKNIIVKILKPNIKYGNKTKYDHNDFILSPLIGYSYSKFYGLKFNYMNIQLRSDGKIDRRYKLAKEHLKKEQEEKNKKRKKRKNKYNQLNCNMKETDTELNLSNDTLIYNKRLNGKKDKTIKSKNHIMPKTKRYVVKKSKRYVVQKSKRHVVQKSKRHVVQKSKRHVVQKSKRHIIKKNTKLNYKQTKKNAFSTQQYHNDSSKENFLSHNYHFNHDTDDHKKNDAEYMKKSYNENINFYLWGMFNWDYRKTLRVSLNSISNKKINNFDIYNFFFYNYDNISNLNEINKDLGILIDIYKSIKNILYQNLSLYGDLLLLNVPNNMTRTHTDEELICFWLKTLNQLYLIRDGFSNYFKNF, from the coding sequence ATggaaaatacaaaaaaaaatgaggaaaataataataatgtttactttaataaaaataaaatagatTATCTTGAacataatgatatattattctttcaagaaaaaaataaaaacaaaatagGCCTTGGTCGTGTCGTCAACTTTGAAATAGAACTCGAATTAAAcgatataaaattttatcGTCCATGTTGTGAAACGTCAACAAATCATtgtttaaaaattttaaataatatagataataaagaatatgtaaaaaaattaattaataaattaaacaaaaacaaTCAAATATCGGCAAATACAAAAAACAAAgaagatattaaaaatgatgatacaaaaaatgctagaaataaagaaaataaaaaagaatatagtatactacattattttaataaacgtattataaataatattaccAAGTCTTCAATTCTccttttgaaaaaaaataataataataataatataaattataatatccAATCAAAAGATcaagatataaaaaaacaaaaaaataataatactcTTCTACATAATGAAAACTACTGctatttaaaaaaaaattctaatcataatagtaatataaatttggaacattataataatcataatcAAAAATACTCACATAATTATAGTTATCCATACCATATGTACAACATCAAAAATTCAGGAGATACCAACCAAACATGTActgataatattattcaagatcaacgaaaaaaagaacgtcgcatcttttattttatacaatctttagaaacatataaatataacatacAATATAAACGAACTTTTAaacattataaaattacttataataaacattgggaaaatattaaaacaatttattgtaaaaatatacaaaacAAAATTGTCTTTGTATTAGCcatgaaaatattacaaattaaaaaattatatccAAACAATATTCACTTCCAAAATGTAATGATCAATAATCTtatgaaaatttataaaagtGAAAAAGATCTACACGTTGATTATCTTATtcttaattatattaaaaaacTAGATGTAAGGGTCATTCTACAAAATTGTGTACTCATAAGTAATGATGAGtttaatgaaatattatcaaagtataataaaaaggatgATCCTACGGAAAAAAGCACAGACGAACAAAACACAACTCGTCTCGGTTCGAACCGTGCATCTAAGCATCAATTGAATGCAAATGCATCTGAGGGAATCACGGAAAAGCCTTTTTCCAAAAAAGAAAGGgatgaaaaagataaacaagatgatgaaaaagataaacaagatgatgaagatgaagatgaagatgaagatgaagatgaagatgaagatgacgatgatgaagatgatgatgatgaagatgatgatgatgaagatgatgaagatgatgatgaagatgattATGATTATTCCGTCGAACATTCCGTCGAACATTCCGATGAACATTCCGATGAACATTCCGATGAACATTCCGATGAACATTCCGATGAACATTCCGTCGAACATTCCAATGAACATTCCAATGAACATTCCGATGATAACCATAATCTTCATAATAATCACATAAATCCAGATAAACACCAGAACAACTCACAATtagatgataatatatttagaaataaatacaaaattgaaaatgtgaaagatattaaaaatgaagaaaaaaaaatgtatgaCACGCTTCAGAATCATAGTGATCATTTAAATGATTCTGAACAAATGAATACATtacatatgaaaaaaaaaaaaagaaagaacCCCATGTACAATGATCAAAagaatattaataaatataataacgaatttttaaataataatgaaaatataattgaATCCAGAACAAAAGAATcgaatttttttatatcaaaaaatgttgtgaagaaaagaaaaattatagaaggtcaaacatataaatacGAATTAAAAGGTAATATTCTAGCCAAATTTAAATCTCCACATGGTATTATTTATAGAGgtcatattaaaaatatatttagaaataaaaataatatattatcctactttttaattctaccttcatttttcttcatgaataattcattttatttctcCTGCCTCAATATAGATATTGATATACTCAAAATATTcgaaattataaaaattttagaCAAATCCAAAATAAACCAAATAGATAGTATAGATTTtagtaaatataaaaatttaaaacaAGTACATCAAAAtgattttaaaattaataagaCACAAGATCATATATTCCATGAGAAACGTTCAACGCAAGATACGTGTATTAGAAAGGTTGATTCTGAACGAATTAATCTCCAAGCATATGATAAAAAGGAGCAACCTTCTAATGAGCAAAACGAGGAAcaggaaaaaaaaaataatattttgggaagaaaaaaaaggaagaagaatataaatGGAGAGCATATAAATGGAGAGCAGATAAATGGAGAGTATATAAATGGGGAGCATATAAATGGAGAGCAGATAAATGGGGAGCATATAAATGGAGAGCATATAAATGGGGAGCATATAAATGGAGAGCATATAAATGGGGAGCATATAAATGGAGAGCATATAAATGGAGAACATATAAATGGAGATCATATAAATGGAGatcatataaatgaaaaacacatgaataatatattaaggGAAAATAcgaatttatttttaaaaagcGATAACAACCAAAGAGGTGTTAATATTGATGACCATcctaataataataattatcaagataaagaagaaccgaatttaaaagataaggctcgaaataaaatagaaagTCATCTTTTCTTTCTAAGAAGAAGACTTTTTGATGTTAACAGAAACAAAACAGATAATAAGAAGAATAGAACAAAGTCCATTTTTTCTATAagtaatgaaaaaaaaaatacttatttttcaaaaattaCCAactttttcaaaaaaatagaaCCCAAAAAGAATAACCTAAATTGTATTTATGAAAAGGAAAATGTAAATCAAGAGAATATAAAACGTGTGAATAACAAATCTGATCATCTTAATCTGACCGAACAATTTGTAGATAAAAgtgaagaaaaaaaaaatatatgtgataataataataataataataataataataggGGACATGAAATAAGTGATAAGGAACATGATACATCCTTCAAAACtttgaaaaaatttaaaaatataaacgAGGAGGTAGAAAATAAGAATGATGtggataataataaaaattataaaaataataaaacagAATATGATAAACATGAAAGTTTTGTAAAAACTGAATATAATTCTAGTGATTATAATGATTATGTAATTTGTGTAGAAAGGGAATGGAAAAGAAGGGAAACGTTTAATTCGGTTGAAGGTACTCCAACCCCTACGAATattaacaataataaagacaatattaataataataatgacaatattaataataataatgacaatattaataataataatgacaatattaataataataatgacaatattaacaataataataataataataataggGGAAATGTTAAAAAGGAAGAGAATTATAATAGATAcgatttaaaaaatgatgatataatatataactgtataaataattaccccaataaggaaaataactcatatattaaacaaattcaaaatataattgaagaagaaaaaacgaaaaaagttgaaatgttatatacatattgtaagaataatataaatattttattatatatatatgtcatgcatatttatataaataaattatgtaaaaatattattgtGAAAATACTAAAACctaatattaaatatggaaataaaacaaaatatgaCCACaatgattttattttatctcCACTTATTGGCTATTCATATTCAAAATTTTATGGACTAAAATTTAATTACATGAATATACAATTAAGATCAGACGGAAAAATTGATAGGAGATATAAACTAGCCAAAgaacatttaaaaaaagaacaagaagaaaaaaataaaaaaaggaaaaaaaggaaaaataaatataaccAATTAAATTGTAATATGAAAGAAACTGATACAGAACTAAACCTATCTAATGATAcacttatatataataaacgTTTAAACGGgaaaaaagataaaacCATAAAATCCAAAAATCATATTATGCCAAAAACAAAACGTTATGTTGTGAAAAAATCAAAACGTTATGTTGTGCAAAAATCAAAACGTCATGTTGTGCAAAAATCAAAACGTCATGTTGTACAAAAATCAAAACGTCATGTTGTACAAAAATCAAAACGTcatatcataaaaaaaaataccaaattaaattacaaacaaacgaaaaaaaatgCATTTAGTACACAACAATATCATAACGATTCATCTAAAGAAAATTTCCTCTCAcataattatcattttaaTCATGATACAGATGac